In the Setaria italica strain Yugu1 chromosome VI, Setaria_italica_v2.0, whole genome shotgun sequence genome, one interval contains:
- the LOC101780325 gene encoding DIMBOA UDP-glucosyltransferase BX8, whose product MASPTIRAGRRVVFFPLPYQGHFNPMLRLAGALHARGVAVTVFHTDLRAPDPTYYPSDYRFVPVPVHVPTELVGSEDIARFVMELNVSCAAPFKERLAALLAGEEEEEEAGGVQCVITDVIWYSAQAAARELGVPALGLMTSSAASFRNIMVYPTLIEKCYLPVQEEHKDDPVDVLPPFRVRDLQRIETSSLADFASLLEHTVDGGRQSAGLIINTVEAIEAVDLDKIREDMPIPVFPIGPLNMVSPPVESSLYQLQQDRRCLDWLDTKAPGSVIYVSFGSLAAMDPHEFAELAWGLADSKRPFIWVVRPSLIRGSESGDLPEGFREEIGDRGRIVDWAPQDEVLAHPAVCAFLTHNGWNSTMEAISQGVPMISRPFFGDQYGNAMFVCHVWRVGVEVQVENQLERGKVRDAIEKLMGSKEGKEIGERMMNLKEIAEKGIKESGSSHTAFLNLADLIFSL is encoded by the exons ATGGCCTCGCCCACCATCCGAGCCGGCCGCCGCGTGGTGTTCTTCCCGCTCCCTTACCAGGGGCACTTCAACCCGatgctccgcctcgccggcgctctgcacgcgcgcggcgtcgcGGTCACCGTGTTCCACACCGATCTTCGCGCGCCAGACCCGACCTACTACCCCTCGGACTACCGCTTCGTGCCGGTGCCGGTCCATGTGCCCACAGAGCTCGTGGGGTCGGAGGACATCGCGAGGTTCGTGATGGAGCTGAACGTCAGCTGCGCAGCGCCGTTCAAGGAGCGGCTGGCGGCGCTGCttgcgggggaggaggaggaggaggaggcaggagGCGTCCAGTGCGTGATTACAGACGTCATTTGGTActcggcgcaggcggcggcgagggagctcGGCGTGCCGGCGCTGGGGCTCATGACCAGCAGTGCTGCGAGCTTCCGGAACATCATGGTCTACCCGACACTGATTGAGAAGTGCTACTTGCCTGTCCAAG AGGAGCACAAGGATGATCCAGTCGACGTGCTGCCACCGTTCCGTGTGAGGGACCTTCAACGCATCGAGACGAGCAGCCTTGCCGACTTCGCCAGCCTGCTCGAGCACACAGTCGATGGAGGGCGGCAGTCCGCCGGCCTCATAATCAACACCGTCGAGGCCATCGAGGCGGTTGACCTCGACAAGATCCGCGAGGACATGCCCATCCCCGTGTTCCCCATAGGCCCTCTCAACATGGTCTCGCCGCCGGTGGAAAGCAGCTTGTACCAGTTGCAGCAAGACCGCCGGTGCCTCGACTGGCTGGACACGAAGGCGCCTGGCTCCGTTATCTACGTGAGCTTCGGGAGCCTTGCTGCCATGGACCCGCACGAGTTTGCGGAGCTGGCTTGGGGCCTGGCTGACAGTAAGCGCCCGTTCATCTGGGTGGTCAGGCCGAGCCTCATCCGCGGGTCCGAGTCCGGTGATCTGCCCGAAGGGTTTCGGGAAGAGATTGGCGATCGAGGCAGGATCGTCGACTGGGCTCCGCAGGATGAGGTGCTTGCTCACCCTGCAGTTTGCGCTTTCCTGACTCACAATGGTTGGAACTCGACGATGGAGGCTATATCACAAGGCGTGCCGATGATATCACGACCTTTCTTTGGTGACCAATATGGAAATGCTATGTTCGTGTGCCACGTTTGGAGGGTTGGAGTGGAGGTTCAAGTGGAAAACCAGCTCGAGAGAGGGAAGGTCAGAGATGCTATTGAGAAACTGATGGGCAGCAAAGAAGGGAAAGAGATTGGAGAGAGGATGATGAACCTGAAAGAGATAGCGGAGAAAGGCATTAAGGAGAGTGGATCATCTCACACAGCTTTCCTTAACTTGGCTGATCTCATATTTTCACTATGA
- the LOC101780727 gene encoding DIMBOA UDP-glucosyltransferase BX8 codes for MTPSDAPGGCPRVVLFPLPYQGHIEPMLRLAAAFHARGLAITVVHTETRAPDRRKLPVDYDFVSIRDGVPPELAESSDVAPFVLTLNRSCAAPFREYLAGARDVVCVVADVDWFAPLGVARELGVKALPLMTSSAAKFRMYLAFPLLEEKGYLPIRESNLDTDVKELPPLLVRDLHHERDATRYRAYADLLTHMVAGVRQSSGLILNTLDAIEGTDISNIYQDIVVPVFAVGPLHILSPSVDSSLLLQDRSCIEWLDAQPPSSVIYVSFGSLVSIDAHELTEMAWGLAGSKRSFLWVVRPRLVRGCESSELPAELREEVRGRGRIVSWAPQQEVLKHPAVGAFLTHCGWNSTLESILGGVPMICRPLGGDQLCNARYVCQVWKVGVRLVEVENQLTRGDVQLGVERLMGREEGDRIRERIRDLRDAAVKCTSKGGSTDASLQRLVDFIVSP; via the exons ATGACTCCAAGCGACGCTCCCGGTGGCTGCCCTCGCGTGGTCCTATTCCCCCTCCCCTACCAGGGCCACATCGAACCCATGCTCCGGCTCGCAGCGGCGTTCCACGCCCGTGGCCTCGCCATCACCGTCGTGCACACCGAGACCCGCGCGCCGGACCGCCGGAAGCTGCCCGTGGACTACGACTTCGTGTCCATCAGGGACGGCgtcccgccggagctcgccgAGTCGAGCGACGTTGCGCCGTTCGTCCTCACGCTGAACAGGAGCTGCGCTGCGCCGTTCAGGGAgtacctcgccggcgcgcgcgacgTCGTCTGCGTGGTCGCCGATGTGGACTGGTTCGCGCCGCTTGGCGTTGCGAGGGAGCTCGGCGTTAAGGCGCTCCCTCTGATGACCAGCAGCGCGGCCAAGTTCAGGATGTACTTGGCGTTCCCGCTTCTGGAGGAGAAAGGCTATTTGCCCATCCGAG AGTCGAATTTGGACACGGACGTCAAGGAGCTCCCTCCTTTGCTCGTAAGGGACTTGCATCATGAGAGGGACGCCACTCGGTACCGCGCCTACGCAGACCTGCTCACTCACATGGTTGCTGGAGTACGACAGTCATCAGGCCTCATACTCAACACGCTAGATGCCATCGAGGGCACGGACATTTCCAACATCTACCAGGACATCGTTGTCCCAGTGTTCGCCGTCGGCCCCCTCCACATCCTCTCACCGTCCGTGGACAGCAGCTTGCTGCTCCAGGACCGAAGCTGCATCGAATGGCTGGATGCGCAGCCACCAAGCTCCGTGATATACGTCAGCTTCGGGAGCTTGGTGTCCATCGATGCGCACGAGCTCACGGAGATGGCCTGGGGACTGGCTGGCAGCAAGCGCTCCTTCCTGTGGGTGGTCCGCCCGAGGCTGGTGCGTGGATGCGAGTCCAGCGAGCTTCCTGCTGAGCTGCGGGAGGAGGTACGGGGCAGAGGGCGGATCGTGAGCTGGGCTCCGCAGCAGGAGGTGCTGAAGCACCCCGCGGTGGGGGCCTTTctgacgcactgcgggtggaactcgacgcTGGAGAGCATACTGGGAGGCGTGCCGATGATATGCAGGCCACTGGGGGGAGACCAGCTGTGCAACGCCAGGTACGTGTGCCAAGTGTGGAAGGTTGGGGTCAGATTGGTGGAGGTGGAGAACCAGCTGACGAGAGGGGACGTCCAGTTGGGTGTAGAGAGACTGATGGGCCGAGAGGAAGGAGACAGGATTAGAGAAAGGATTAGAGATTTGAGGGATGCAGCAGTGAAATGCACTTCCAAAGGTGGATCTACCGATGCATCCTTGCAACGTCTAGTGGATTTCATTGTCTCACCGTAG